In Leuconostocaceae bacterium ESL0723, the following proteins share a genomic window:
- a CDS encoding ABC transporter permease, producing the protein MITLLKQEYMKLWKQDRGYYYLAFAFVLPFVMFWLDQSVNQIADLGGGVSFANVLMSILAAVIITQEFALGTIRPLLSRRFSRGMIFTAKVLTVLTVFFVIALVSLLASMIAVPIFVHHWQNLNWGNIIQLFLINFWGNFGENLFAAALIIMVANIAKSSSVAIVFVVLMTIGLAILDALSDYLIKIWSPLKWNPISVFNVFGTMVNPDYRVSNWSSVTEKALGASPLVLGLVYSLYVVLMYLIAYAIFRRRSV; encoded by the coding sequence ATGATTACCTTGTTAAAACAAGAATATATGAAACTGTGGAAGCAAGACCGTGGTTACTATTATTTGGCTTTTGCCTTTGTGCTGCCCTTTGTCATGTTTTGGTTGGATCAGTCGGTCAATCAAATTGCTGACTTGGGCGGCGGAGTTAGCTTTGCTAATGTCTTAATGTCGATTTTGGCAGCCGTTATTATTACCCAGGAGTTTGCCCTAGGTACGATACGCCCACTGCTGTCCCGGCGTTTCTCACGGGGTATGATTTTTACTGCTAAAGTATTGACTGTTTTGACCGTATTCTTTGTCATTGCCCTAGTGTCGTTGTTAGCTTCCATGATTGCCGTGCCAATTTTTGTTCACCACTGGCAGAACTTAAATTGGGGCAACATTATTCAACTCTTTTTAATTAATTTTTGGGGGAATTTTGGGGAGAACCTATTTGCCGCTGCCCTAATTATTATGGTTGCTAATATTGCCAAAAGTTCGTCAGTGGCCATTGTGTTTGTGGTGCTGATGACAATTGGCCTGGCAATTCTCGATGCGCTTTCTGATTATCTGATTAAGATTTGGTCACCGCTAAAGTGGAATCCGATTTCAGTGTTCAATGTTTTTGGTACGATGGTGAACCCTGATTACCGTGTTTCCAATTGGTCTTCAGTGACCGAAAAAGCTCTCGGAGCCAGTCCACTGGTACTCGGTCTGGTTTATAGCCTTTATGTTGTTTTGATGTATCTCATCGCCTACGCCATTTTTCGACGCCGGAGTGTCTGA
- a CDS encoding CPBP family intramembrane metalloprotease produces MKKERSKKNRHYGILILIITLIGMLLEPSYPDELSLKGTIPLSLAMIAVLILVVWLVRKVTNKEKIFEPRLPLTRVELILALLLAAYFIGLYLANGNIQSLLGISNHSLNLVISSAVVALGAGFFEEYFVRGYLFNLTQRILNRYAVQKYRMTTIAIVTSLVFGLIHLGNLGQGDASMVTYQQVFYATCIGMVFCAIRVVVNRIWVTAIAHFLFDFSLDLTSNTTEADSWLKIIGVFSIVLILSLFLLILIDRSIKQNHIQELKP; encoded by the coding sequence GTGAAAAAAGAACGTTCAAAGAAAAATCGCCATTACGGCATTTTAATACTAATCATTACTCTGATTGGAATGTTATTAGAACCAAGTTATCCTGACGAACTATCGTTAAAGGGTACGATTCCTCTTTCCTTAGCAATGATAGCTGTCCTAATCTTGGTTGTCTGGCTCGTCCGAAAAGTTACTAACAAGGAAAAGATCTTTGAACCGCGCCTGCCTTTAACAAGGGTGGAACTGATACTGGCCCTGTTATTAGCTGCCTACTTCATAGGTTTGTACCTAGCTAATGGTAATATCCAGAGTTTGTTAGGCATCTCAAATCATTCGTTAAACTTAGTGATTAGCAGTGCCGTGGTTGCCCTGGGGGCAGGCTTTTTTGAAGAATATTTTGTGCGCGGATACTTATTTAATCTTACCCAGCGAATCTTGAACCGTTATGCGGTTCAAAAATATCGAATGACCACCATCGCAATCGTCACGAGTCTCGTGTTTGGTTTAATCCACCTAGGTAACCTGGGACAAGGTGATGCCAGCATGGTCACTTATCAACAGGTGTTTTATGCCACTTGTATTGGGATGGTTTTTTGTGCTATTCGTGTTGTTGTTAATCGCATCTGGGTCACGGCGATTGCTCATTTTTTGTTTGACTTTTCGCTAGATCTCACCAGCAACACGACCGAAGCAGATAGTTGGCTGAAAATTATTGGCGTATTTTCAATCGTCCTGATTCTCAGCCTCTTCCTACTAATCTTAATTGATCGCAGTATCAAGCAGAACCACATTCAAGAGTTAAAGCCTTAA
- a CDS encoding helix-turn-helix domain-containing protein, producing the protein MPEKAKNERLAKENKQLLEIMNQNLAISKYILAKQPDDRILNQITGVLGVDAYILDSFGRLKAKNNGAAPITEVLDYTSADLDLINLEEPRTLFDRYTIYPLKTTDKLTRRFVILDVVPVKNSAEDLLISNMINLLSLESLQVQINVSNERERKSEVFETLMTEPIAKESFAGVLKLNGLDIHDQYRAFAVDEANSQNTGNHQFVMHRVSDYIYWYFNKINAPIVLINWHFKIFGLVKEDADLPQLLPDLEKFLLDHFPNERNLIGYTMYQKSIVNFQQLLDEADKALGTAKKRHLRAPHQYNPQQVTDVLRLIPKKEALIFVDAVLHPILESKSTDREQYLSLLVTFFSANESTAKAAEMLFIHRNTAFYRLQKIEKILGMDLGNADDNEKIHLAIQLYEIWY; encoded by the coding sequence ATGCCGGAAAAAGCCAAAAACGAGCGCCTAGCCAAGGAAAATAAGCAATTATTGGAAATCATGAACCAGAACCTGGCGATTTCCAAGTATATCCTCGCCAAACAGCCTGATGATCGGATTTTAAATCAAATCACGGGCGTGCTGGGCGTTGATGCCTACATTCTAGATTCCTTTGGCCGCCTCAAGGCTAAGAACAATGGGGCCGCCCCGATTACCGAAGTGCTGGATTATACCAGCGCGGACCTGGATTTGATTAACTTGGAAGAGCCCCGGACCCTCTTTGACCGCTATACTATCTACCCGTTGAAAACCACGGACAAACTGACCCGTCGCTTTGTGATTTTAGACGTGGTCCCGGTTAAAAATTCGGCCGAGGACTTGCTGATATCTAACATGATTAACCTGCTCAGCCTGGAAAGTCTCCAGGTGCAGATTAATGTCAGCAACGAGCGCGAGCGCAAGAGTGAGGTCTTTGAGACCCTGATGACCGAACCGATTGCCAAGGAATCCTTTGCCGGGGTGCTAAAACTGAATGGTCTAGACATTCACGACCAGTACCGGGCCTTTGCGGTTGATGAGGCCAACTCGCAAAACACTGGGAACCACCAGTTTGTCATGCACCGGGTCTCTGACTACATTTACTGGTACTTTAATAAAATTAATGCACCAATTGTGCTGATTAACTGGCATTTTAAGATTTTTGGCCTGGTTAAGGAAGACGCGGACCTGCCACAACTCTTGCCGGATTTAGAGAAGTTTTTGCTGGATCATTTCCCCAACGAACGCAACCTAATTGGCTATACGATGTACCAGAAATCAATCGTGAACTTCCAGCAACTACTCGACGAAGCCGACAAGGCCCTGGGTACCGCTAAAAAGCGCCACCTACGGGCGCCGCACCAGTACAATCCCCAGCAGGTAACCGATGTTTTGCGCCTGATTCCTAAGAAAGAAGCGCTGATTTTCGTTGATGCGGTCCTGCATCCTATTTTGGAGTCGAAAAGTACCGACCGTGAGCAGTACCTATCATTGCTGGTCACTTTCTTCTCGGCCAACGAGTCGACTGCCAAGGCGGCTGAAATGCTCTTCATTCACCGCAACACGGCCTTTTACCGCCTACAAAAAATCGAGAAAATCTTAGGCATGGACTTAGGCAATGCGGATGACAACGAAAAAATCCACCTCGCCATCCAGCTCTATGAGATTTGGTATTAA